The Amaranthus tricolor cultivar Red isolate AtriRed21 chromosome 6, ASM2621246v1, whole genome shotgun sequence genome has a segment encoding these proteins:
- the LOC130815437 gene encoding pentatricopeptide repeat-containing protein At1g77170, mitochondrial, producing MISLQKLRNLPYPKGALFFHNLNHTLIAPTFESFHKSPINHTITKNPRNNVLNLLSSCTSLHQLHQIHGHIIRTHFLEFNNVSFYWNTIIRLYTRLSSPSYSFHVYMRMCKTGVLPDKYTLPIIIKAVRQVYSFRTSLQFHGVSIRLGLENDEFIESGLINMYVKECEFRDAYKLFDESSERKLGSWNAVIAGLSQSGYLRDAVDMYLRMRRNGLVPDGVTMVSVTSACGGLGDLKLALQLHRCIFSVNWKGKQSVLMMNSVIDMYGKCGRMDFAYGVFKNMNERNVSSWTSIIVGYATHGHSNEAMEFFHTMIKAGVRPNYVTFIGVLSACVHGGMVDDGKRCFRMMKSVYGIEPCVQHYGCLADLLGRAGLLEEARNMVEEMPMKPNVAIWGCLLAASERYNNLNMGEWAAKHFLQLEPWNDGVYVVLSNIYASRDMWKEVEKIRNIMEQRRLGKLQGYSSVTATTN from the coding sequence ATGATCTCTCTACAAAAGCTACGCAATCTTCCATATCCAAAAGGCGCCCTTTTTTTTCACAATCTCAATCACACTCTCATAGCCCCAACATTTGAATCATTTCATAAATCTCCAATCAATCACACAATAACCAAAAACCCAAGAAATAATGTTCTAAACTTACTGTCGTCTTGCACAAGTTTACATCAACTTCATCAAATCCATGGTCATATCATTAGAACCCACTTCTTAGAATTCAATAATGTATCATTTTATTGGAACACCATAATAAGATTATACACTAGACTAAGTTCTCCATCTTATAGTTTTCATGTTTACATGCGTATGTGTAAAACAGGGGTTTTACCTGATAAATATACACTTCCTATCATCATTAAAGCAGTTAGGCAAGTTTACTCTTTTAGAACAAGCTTGCAATTTCATGGGGTTTCAATCCGTCTTGGGCTTGAGAATGATGAGTTTATTGAAAGTGGATTGATTAATATGTATGTAAAAGAATGTGAATTTAGAGATGCATATAAGCTGTTTGATGAAAGTTCTGAGAGAAAATTGGGTTCTTGGAATGCTGTTATAGCTGGGCTTTCACAAAGTGGGTATTTAAGGGATGCTGTGGATATGTATCTGAGGATGAGGAGAAATGGACTTGTCCCGGATGGTGTGACTATGGTTAGTGTTACTTCGGCGTGTGGAGGGTTAGGGGATTTGAAGCTAGCCCTTCAGTTGCATAGATGTATTTTCTCAGTTAATTGGAAGGGTAAACAGAGTGTTTTGATGATGAATTCAGTTATTGATATGTATGGGAAATGTGGAAGGATGGACTTTGCTTATGGAGTGTTTAAGAATATGAATGAACGAAATGTGTCATCGTGGACGTCCATAATAGTGGGTTATGCTACGCATGGGCATTCAAATGAAGCGATGGAGTTCTTTCATACTATGATAAAAGCTGGTGTGAGGCCTAATTATGTCACTTTTATAGGAGTGTTGAGTGCATGTGTGCATGGTGGGATGGTCGACGATGGGAAGCGTTGCTTCCGAATGATGAAGAGTGTGTATGGGATTGAGCCCTGTGTGCAGCATTATGGATGTCTGGCGGATTTACTTGGTCGAGCAGGATTGCTGGAAGAGGCAAGAAATATGGTGGAAGAAATGCCTATGAAGCCAAATGTAGCCATTTGGGGCTGCTTGTTGGCAGCAAGTGAGAGATACAACAATCTAAACATGGGAGAATGGGCTGCTAAGCATTTTCTGCAGCTAGAGCCATGGAATGACGGGGTTTATGTCGTTTTGTCGAATATTTATGCGAGTAGAGATATGTGGAAGGAGGTTGAAAAGATCAGGAACATCATGGAACAAAGAAGATTGGGTAAGCTTCAAGGTTATAGTTCAGTGACAGCTACTACCAATTGA
- the LOC130815438 gene encoding lachrymatory-factor synthase-like isoform X2 has protein sequence MAKWHGKACVEITDAKAEDVWPFLADFCSLNKWFPTLESCIRVEGVNGEPGCVRYCAGFKTHIEHADGNHFNWTKQKLLSIDPENMTFAYSIIDGNVGFNSYVSKVTVLPRADRCAIEWVYEVEPVEGWKLENLDQFISNGLNVMAKRMEEALKTGA, from the coding sequence ATGGCAAAATGGCATGGGAAGGCATGTGTAGAGATAACTGATGCAAAGGCTGAAGATGTCTGGCCTTTCTTAGCAGACTTCTGTAGCCTTAACAAGTGGTTTCCGACTCTTGAATCGTGCATCAGGGTGGAGGGCGTTAATGGCGAGCCTGGATGTGTTCGCTATTGTGCTGGGTTTAAGACCCACATAGAGCATGCTGATGGAAACCATTTCAACTGGACTAAGCAAAAATTACTGTCCATTGATCCAGAAAATATGACTTTTGCTTACTCAATCATTGATGGGAATGTCGGGTTTAACTCGTATGTATCGAAGGTGACAGTACTGCCTCGTGCTGATAGGTGTGCCATTGAATGGGTTTACGAGGTTGAGCCTGTAGAAGGGTGGAAGCTCGAGAATTTGGATCAGTTTATCAGTAATGGCTTGAACGTGATGGCCAAAAGGATGGAGGAAGCTCTCAAAACTGGAGCTTAG
- the LOC130815438 gene encoding uncharacterized protein LOC130815438 isoform X1 yields MIEFGYNPRELDEHVWRLDRFYCKKFLQCLLLLVFVLWLLYQIDYILRLKKAYAYNHRIKDIDFQNQQIEKLLGRKGGIVLYQTGFSRAAKGMTKNEAEVIKENENSEEDDAFLKDSESWIRYGEFSTRENVKGNEDSIMKVGPLILKNGEQKLEVSKHESGPSRRTDIQVQSFLDVNESRSGMPSKEMVGVEEIEDVTVAVDSGQAAMRDLLQNDS; encoded by the coding sequence ATGATTGAATTTGGGTATAATCCCCGAGAGCTTGATGAGCATGTATGGCGGCTTGATAGGTTTTATTGTAAGAAGTTTCTACAGTGTCTGTTGCTCCTGGTTTTTGTTCTCTGGTTGCTTTACCAGATTGATTATATCCTTCGACTCAAAAAAGCTTACGCTTATAACCATCGCATAAAAGATATTGATTTTCAAAACCAAcaaattgagaaacttttgggTCGAAAAGGGGGTATTGTGTTGTATCAAACGGGTTTTTCTCGAGCAGCCAAAGGGATGACCAAAAATGAAGCAGAAGTCATTAAAGAGAATGAAAATAGTGAAGAAGATGATGCATTTCTTAAAGATTCTGAATCTTGGATAAGATATGGAGAATTCTCAACAAGAGAAAATGTGAAGGGAAATGAAGATTCAATAATGAAAGTTGGTCCATTGATCTTGAAAAATGGTGAACAGAAATTGGAAGTTTCTAAACATGAATCTGGACCTTCTAGAAGAACTGATATCCAGGTTCAGAGTTTTCTCGATGTGAATGAATCAAGATCAGGAATGCCCAGCAAGGAAATGGTAGGTGTTGAAGAGATAGAAGATGTGACGGTAGCAGTTGATTCTGGACAAGCAGCTATGAGGGACCTCCTTCAGAATGATTCTTGA